The stretch of DNA GGAAGTGGAACCTGACGAAATTTCCTTGTTTGCTCGAGCCTAATAGCGACACTGCTCAATGTTCCAtcagcaaaggtttttttttttaacaattgcttgcaaaaccaaaatggacAGTTTTTGCTTAATTCAGATTTCGGCACATGCACTTCGCACGTATTCGGGAAACGTAGAAGAAATTTtgggttagttggttggttggtttgattgggTTTTTTGGCCctaataggctatactgcgccaaacgattgttaAACAGTAGAAAGAAGAGCCAAAAAAGTGAGTTTTGTTAAGGAGCAAAGGACACAAAACTTCTAGAATTtagaaaaattagccaaaataaaCACGTTTTAAAATTTGAGTGTCGAGCTGAAAGGAATATCTGAGAAACAATTTTGAGTTACCAACAAAACAATGACAAGGCAAAAACAAGTACATAAGGATGAGCACTAAATTAAAGACATAAAGCTAACCTCCTGAAGGAAAGCGAACAATTTCGTATTGGGGGTGTCCCCTGATAGTTCCGTTCCTTCGAAGATGGATGCAgctaattgaaaaatttgaaacgagTATGGTTAAAATTTGGACAATCAGACAAGGTATGCTACACTGTCTAATCGACATTACATGTGCTGCATATTGGAGCTGGTTCGCGGCAAAAGATATGTAGAAATTTTGGGAGAACATAACAATGTAGACTATACACTACGCTTCAGGGTACCTATCACAAACCTATGTAGACTATACTACGCTTCAGGATACCTATCACTGCGAGAAGTTTAATGGGTTGATGGGGCACTTGAAGAAGATGATGATTCAATCATTCCTTCTGAAAAAGGAAGAACTTTGATTTGCTGATTTCGAACTCGGTACCCACTAGTCTCTTACCGATCAGGTCACCAAGGTTCACTTTGCAGACCATCATGCAAACTGCGATGTACTGAAACACTAATTACTAATTCACTAATACATTGTAACAATGCGGAGAACCTTTGTACGCAGTTAAGATATGTCGTCCCCTTCACGCATCGATATGATCTTCGATGGCAACACCTCTCGTTTGCATCGGTGTAAGTGCTACAGTCTGTCTTTGATCAGTTGACTTCCAATCCTCTGAGGCTTAAACCATTTTGTATGATAAAATAGGGTTAAGAAAAGTCGGTTTACGTTGCGATATTGATTATTGATGTTGTGCCAATATAAGAATTTGTCCTCTTTCAACCCAAACATAAATGACAGACAAGCCTCAAGTTTTCAGAGCCTCACTAGAAGGTTAAGACATCCTCCGAAAAGGAACACGTAAAAATGTTTCTGCATTTTTGGGATAAATGAAGAACTTGGAGAATGAACATATTGAGGGGCTTGtttgaagaaaggaagattttaggacagataaatgtgtaattattttttacagcaCACTATTTCTCTATGTTGCTAGTTCTCAATCCTTTGTCGCAAAAGTTTGCACTCTGTCTTACTGTCCGTCTCatgagtgaaaaatttgtttCACTATAAACTCGGATATCCTTTATAGAAGTAATAGGAGGATCTCCCCCCGGCTCGTTTCGCTAGCCAACCCCCAGTTCACCATCTGCGGTGggtgacaatggggtcgtttccaaaattttaaacgtatttttttctgaaagagcatgcttaaaaacataggctctgaccattttttgataaatttgtttgctttaatattttttaaaaaatacttaaatcggagcgctttcattgtttacggcttctgccgatgacatcacaaatgatgaaatgccattcagtgttgccattcagagtgcaaaatatttaattcgcatctttactcacgtgtattggcaacaatatggttgatagcaagcgtagagcgcaattttaattcgctgcttgattatcataacgtggaatcgcggtagaaagatgcggcaaagtgcatcatttgtgacgtcatcaagaccacgccttgttttcaaaatcggacatttaaaaaaattaattttaaaaaaactgttgggaaaataaaagtattttctgggtccatgttttttttttttgctaattctattcatttcaatgactaaaagaagtacttttgactgaagtaaaCCAGCCCATTGATAATGTAATTGCTTTTCAGTGTGTCAGGACAGCCTCAGGACTGGATGTCCGGCCCCTCAAGATTAGAGAGGTGAGACAGGGAGGAATCGCgctggatgtcctgtatccaacggtatCAGTACTGACCTAATAAACATTGCCAGTCAGGAGGCAGACACGCAAAGACAAACACgcacagtagggtggttcaaaaatacatgtttaaaaaaagtttcttctagatAACGGAccaccccctcaatatttttagacttgtggatagttatatactggaagaatttcagcttcctatttcaactgaaaaggGGTGCTCAACCCCTTTCCCTAAACTTAATCATTATGGGGAGGGAGGTTtaacaaaatacattgaactaaaaaaacaatgctacacattATCATATACACTAGTAATGTACATagacattgcaataaaataattatttacaacaaaaaaatagctgggaaaattaaatttttctaaatttatgttattttctatactacggctaatgttatattaaggggtcattgagtacTCTCTGAAAATTTGAGcaagaagtaaaaaaatttacagcataatactattagtaagtctcaaAAAAGTAGTGGGTGGCCTGaactttagctgaaaaaaaaaataaaacttttgaaccACTCTAACGCACACGTTTTAAGAGTGAATGAAAATtcgaaacgaaatatttttttcggaaaatgatTTACGGAATTTTCTCTTGCATTCTCTAAAAATAAAGAtcctatgcaaatatttttcactcgcaagaaatgatttttcacgtattttttatttcctttccaATTAACATTTCCttacaattaaaaacaattaGAAAGTTTTTCCGGATATGATTCGAGACACGCCCGATTTTTCCTTGCGAGAAACTGAAGGACGCTGGGTCCGACGGAAGATTAtgtctaacaaaaacaaaaccaaTAACGTTCTTTTCAAACTATAACGATTATTGAGACTGTGAATGGCATACCTACCAAGGATTTTACTGCtctgatttttgaaaaagaatccaCCTTCTTTTAAATGCCGAAGCTGTTTATGacgtaaaagaaaataatttgcatcTTTTATAGCTAGTATAAAAAGGCTTCGAAATCCTGGTAGTTTATCAGTTTCATCGACTCGATAACGTTCATCATGTTCTATAAGGtaagaaagaaatttatttcaaaaactttgcaTAATTTGTCTGGTTATTTCTGTTTTGTTGGCACGTGAGGTAAGCAGGGCGCCCTGAACTTAACTTCTTGGGAGGAcgcaaattctcaatttgccgcatggtactccaaattttgctgagtgaaactccaaatttcgctgaattatgataattttgctgaaccgttagacaaaatttgccaaataaagaaatatttgaagGTCAATGTTACTTCTCCGGAAAATTAACCATTTAACTGTTGTGCCCAAACACCATTCTGGTGTTCACGAATGAAACGTAAACACAAAATTTCACGAATGAAAGAGAACAAAATTTTTCTACGCCATTATGTTGATTTTCCCGTAGTAATCTATTTGTTAAGTTTACTTTGCTTTCAGTAAACTTAAGAAATATATAACTAAGGGGGATATAGTTCTTCGTAGCAGTATCGATCGAAGCACTACTACAAATCAGTTTTGCGGCTAGATAAATAAAATGGAGTTAaataaaaacagttatttttaaaatttatcattaactcataaataaaacacttaaaacatacaactttaaaacatttttgactgcATATTTGAGTCTTTGTAATTAATTGATTTGAatacaaatttatttataaaaaacttgTTAATTTTTGGGAGCAATTTGACTAAGAAACAAAGCAGTTCAACAGCTGAGGGGCAAtattgcaaaagaaataaaaattgtattgcgaaaagttattttagcttaggAAAAATCAAAAAGCTACATACATTTTATTGCAACGTCCCAAAATGTTTATAAGACGAGCCAACagttatgttttaaaaactaGAGAGTTAGACTTGACATTTCAATTAAAATCCGACTTTGGCCCATGACCACAAGGCTTGAATTGACAAAGAAAGTGGGTAATCTgtacttaaatataatttaagggTTACCATTTAAATGggtaaatcaaatttaaaatattttgggaaatttGTCTTCGTGTATCAATTtaataaatgaagcaaaaaacATCACCGCATAAATGCCACTAATTAAGttcaaaattatattcatttattcaatGTTGATTCAAATATATAGGTATGTAGTGTGTTTTTATGCATATACACCAATCAGAAAAAATCTCGTAAAGTAACGGATTTTAAGAATGCTGCAATTATTACAATATGAAAGTTTCTGTGTGTGGTAAAACCATTCAAACTCTGCCGCAAACTCTTTAGTGtagctttacaaaaaaaaaacttcatttcttgaattaaaaaaaaatatctcttatgAATGCCTGTATAAATTTAAATAGCATGAGTATATAAGTCTAATAAAATACTTCAAGACATGTTGTGCATTAGATAATACACAGTCAAAAGAAATACAATTTCGTACTAAAATAACTTCTCCAAAACAATGTGCGCGAAGAAATGCCTCCAAacaattaaaagataaaaatctaacatttaaaaaacaaagtctGAGCAAAAAAGGTCAAAGAACAAAACAAGTTTAAACTTTTACGAAGCagaaaatcaacattttaaatttttacgtatattttttttttttcgcgatgaACTTTAAACGTCTTTACAAGTAATCTGAATcattttgatcaaatatttatttcaagtaaGTGAAAAATTAACAAGCAATAAGATAATTTAAGTAACATTAGACTTATTTCTCATGACAAATTAAGAAAACAATCTGTTCACCTTTAAAATATTAACACTTCATCACTAAGAGAACTAACTTGAGAAATAAACtgtttcaaatgttaaaattagtaattaatggtaaaaaagtttcaaatgttaaaaatgaTTAATGTTTGTATCAGTTCATTTCTGaaggaacttttcataaatataaatacaaCACACATGATCGCAAATGTGTTTTTTGTATGAAATCTGAACAATATTATTTCATTCAGATAAATACATTTAACGCATGAATTGCCATCAGCTTAAACTCtaatttaagaaaatgttttacaaaagaagcaactattctaaaattttacagtaaactctttttcaaaaaaaaaaaaaaaaaggtaaaagaagaaaaaacttcgAATATTCTAATGAATTtcatcaaatttattaaaactaaactttttgTTTCAGGTTGCAATCCTTTTCGCTACATTGGTAGCTGTTCAGGCTACAGCACTTCTTCACGGAGTTGCCTTAGTAAATACTGGAGCCAGCGCCAGCTCAAGGAGTCAGGATGTAAGTTGCTTAAatgtgattttattattatttttcaatttttatttttttaacgatgaATTGAATCAAAGTTCAGAACTTGATTTTTCAAATCACAGTTGAACCACCCTTTGTTTAACTCAAGCATATTTCTTACAAAGAAGACCAAGTTCCTCCTTTTACTGCGAATTAACTTCttgatttattaatatttaaatcaagCTTATTTTTGCAAACAAAATTAGTAGTTACAAAGCTACTTATGCAGCACAGAAATATCTAGTGCAAAAGTAGCTATATGTGCAGTGCAAACATAGATTCTTggagctaaaattttaaaaaagagttatTGATTACTAAAAGATTTTTAACCACACTAATTTTTATATACCGTATTATTTCTCGAAAAATTAGTTTCAACCAGACAAATTCTTAGTAAAGAAAAAGTATAATTTCAATTCACACCATGCATAAATATTCtagaaataatgttttaattacatgtgccttaaaaaaaattataaagcaaacaaataaaatattgttattttgattaaaCGTGAGCCTGTAaaacaaagttcaatttttttaaacctctttATAGGCTCATGGAAATTACGCTTTTGGTTATGACATCGTCGACGGTAAGGGTGCTTCCAACTCTCGCTCCGAGGTAGGTGATGCTCATGGCAACAAGAAGGGATCTTACACCCTTCACGACATCGACGGAAGAGCCAGACGAGTGGACTACGTCGCTGATGCTCATGGTTTCAGAGCAGCCGTCAAGACCAACGAGCCTGGGACCGCCCTCAGTGCCCCTGCAGCTGCCCTCGTCGCTTCCCCCCTACGCCGGCCCTGTTGCCCCAGTAGCTCACCACGTTGCTGTTGCCCCAGCAGTGGCACCAGTAGTTGTCGCTCCTCACTCTGCTACAGTTGTCAGTCATGTGGCACCAGCTCCCATTGCCCTTGCTGGACACGGACTTGCCTACAACAGTATAGTCAATACCCATGGGCTTGGACTTCTTTCGCCATATGGATTGGGTTACAATGGATTAGCTTACGGAAAAGGACTTGGATATGGGCTTTTAAGCgcaattcattaaaatattgtaatttatattttcagagtatttaaataaaatatctaagTCATCACttatttagattttattttattttactttattttattatactttCACTACTCCACCTGTGATCTCCAAATTCcaagaaaaagggaaaataatgaaataataaaaataataattgtagaaaaaattataataataacggctgacgcaaaattttattttatttttagttgaggCCACCATATGCGATTGGAAACCCAGCTACAGATTTTAAGTTCTTATTGTTGTTAGAATGTCGCTTTAGTAGAAACAAAGAATGAAGTTTGCAGACTAAGAAGACCAGATTTCTATGAACTTAACATTCAGCATTATCTCTTATACTCATATATCGTCGTTTCTGGCAAtaaggatatcttagtgttagaATTGCTCTGACGCGACAATATATTCATGTTTAAAgatcttctttttctttgcacATTCATTTATATTGAAACTTTGTGAAATTTATGAAGTGAAGTAATTAAGATTTTAGAAGAAAGGCCTGAAATACGGCGAAGCACCGAATACGGTTTGCAAACACACAAGTTGGACACTTTAAACATGCCTAAAGTACTACTACGAGTGTAAATATATTGAGTTACTACCACAACTTAACTGCATGCAAACGTATTGCTTTGAAGACTTCTTTttacaagaatatttttaaaaaactctgcGTGAAAAATGCaatcgaaagaaaaaaagttccgtaaatcaagtttttaaattagaattaataccaaaaattaaagtataaatgCGAAAATGAATCCGCAAGAAAAAGTGcaagtaattattatttattgcatTCAAATTGAAATAGATCAAGTAAGTTAACAATCATGATTTTAAAAACTGATGCATCAACATttcgaaactattttttttacacctGGTGACCTAAAAgattaagtaaagaaaaaaaaataagtttgaatcttgagatcttgaattctcaaattacgtttttcccAATAAGGAATAGAGAGAGGACTCTACTTTCCCCAATAAGGAATAGAGAGAGGACTctacttgttgggtttcttgtCTCTACTAACGGCTTTTATcacaaccataatttgaatttaagacgttAAAATTTAAAGGAATAATAGGGGCttatgttatgtgctggatgctgaatgttgtgggCTGGGTACCATTTTCTCGTAAAAAGACTTGTGTAAaatcgagaaggtcgtttatgaATAATTTGATTCCGTAggcacatggacgcctgcatCATAAGCACAGAAAAATACAATCAAAGGACGCGGACGTCAttcaacagtcaagtgaaaacaataagcagtcTGTGATTGTCAATAAACCTAACAAAGTAAAACTTCAGTTCGTTTTTGTCCTTTATGCCCAATTTTCCAGAAATTTATACTTGTTGTGTATGATATCACCGAAAGCTCTAAAGATGCACTGAAGTTTACTTAGGAAAtcattgtatatttaaaaaaaagtataatatttatTAGTTATGAAAGGTTTAAAACAATATAGTTCTGCATGGAAACATTTAATTGAATTAAACTTTTGActgtaataactatttttttttatcatactttAGATacgttattttttaatataaattcatatAGTTATAAAAACAATATTGAATCAACGATTCTTTattaaatattactattattaaaaattgtggcGAGCAATCGAGAAAGTGAAAATATAAAATcgaaaataaatagaaacaagGAAAAAGAGAAGATTAATAAGACTAAAATAGAGATAATGTCACATTATATCACACTTCAGGGCCCCCAGTATcaaccactatttgtggtttaaataGTTAGATGGGGTCTTTGAAGCtgagttttatatatatatttaaatctaGAACAGAAAATGAAGAATCCCTGTGGTCCAGTACCTCCAGAGGTAGTGGTTCACATGGAAGACTTTGTGATCACAATATATTTAaagtgccccagtcaccattaacgaacatgGAGGACCTAGGACCGGCTggaatcgaacccgggaccaTTTGGATACGCCTTACCGGAAACAATGAGCTCTAAGAAATAAGAATCAAAACTACTATATACAGGAACTCAAATATTCAAAGCAAACAGCAAATAAGCAACATTCTAAGGGGGCTGTAGATGATAACACacgttttttaaacatatttgaaatcctcctccccctttgtcacaaaatttCATACTTCACCTTTCCCCTCTCATCCCATTGCCACATATCGCACTACATTACATAAATTGATGTAAAGAATgtatttcaaccaaaatgtgtgatgtTGTACTCTTCTTGTTACTTCCAATCCGTCCTACTCGCAAATTACCTCCATTTCATGCACCTTCTTTTCTCCTCACAGCGTGACATAATTGGTAGATAACTCCTAAATGAAAACTCCctttctgcttttattttcagtttttctaaGTAAGGCACTATCTTTAAGAgagtaattaagaaaaaaaagtaattaagaaattaaaaaaaaaaagtttttttcaagagGACGGCGGTAGTCGCTTACACAACTCAGTAATTTAATGGATAGGCCCATGGATACTTTTGTTAGCTCATATTACTTTTATGTATTGTAAAACACCAAACCTCAACACCttgaaaagatttctttttttttttttttttgcaattttagttATAACTGATCACACCTTGAAGAAGATTTAGGAAGTCCCATCGCATACG from Uloborus diversus isolate 005 chromosome 5, Udiv.v.3.1, whole genome shotgun sequence encodes:
- the LOC129222724 gene encoding cuticle protein 8-like, with the protein product MFYKVAILFATLVAVQATALLHGVALVNTGASASSRSQDAHGNYAFGYDIVDGKGASNSRSEVGDAHGNKKGSYTLHDIDGRARRVDYVADAHGFRAAVKTNEPGTALSAPAAALVASPLRRPCCPSSSPRCCCPSSGTSSCRSSLCYSCQSCGTSSHCPCWTRTCLQQYSQYPWAWTSFAIWIGLQWISLRKRTWIWAFKRNSLKYCNLYFQSI